In Microtus ochrogaster isolate Prairie Vole_2 unplaced genomic scaffold, MicOch1.0 UNK74, whole genome shotgun sequence, the following proteins share a genomic window:
- the Cblc gene encoding E3 ubiquitin-protein ligase CBL-C: MGPRALGVLNTAAMASPRGWQWGEPRAFGRAVKLLQRLEEQCRDPRLVMGPPSLRVLLPRTAQLLREVAKARREAEGDPEGPGGAGDYLVIYLANLEAKGRKVAELLPSRGKKDANEEVFREGSRFRRQLAKLALIFSHMHAELSALFPGGRYCGHLYQLTKGSAHTFWREHCGIRCVLPWAEFQSLLCACHPVEPGPITQALRSTLDLTCSGHVSVFEFDIFTRLFQPWPTLLKNWQLLAVNHPGYMAFLTYDEVQTRLQACRDKPGSYIFRPSCTRLGQWAIGYVSPEGSILQTIPPNKPLFQVLLKGQKDGILLYPDGKNHNPDLTELCQAELHQRIEVSEEQLQLYEAMNSTFELCKICAERDKDVRIEPCGHLLCSHCLATWQQSDSQTCPFCRCQIKGHEAVSICQAQERSVEFRATAEEARDNCHQEAVWNLDPVTPAAPPLPPEDPSPRRPQDNGWLTVAPLTLPRLRAPLPLPKMASVMWEVPTRPQAREGATGWPCVAPDVSKI, encoded by the exons ATGGGACCCAGAGCTCTGGGCGTTCTC AACACGGCTGCGATGGCATCCCCGCGAGGATGGCAGTGGGGAGAGCCACGAGCGTTCGGCCGGGCAGTGAAGCTGCTACAGCGCTTGGAAGAGCAATGCAGGGACCCCAGACTGGTTATGGGGCCCCCGTCGCTGCGGGTCCTTCTGCCCCGCACCGCTCAATTACTTCGAGAAGTGGCAAAAGCCCGGCGCGAGGCTGAGGGAGATCCCGAGGGTCCCGGTGGCGCTGGGGATTATCTGGTCATCTACCTGGCCAATCTGGAGGCCAAAGGCAGGAAAGTGGCCGAGCTGCTGCCATCCCGAGGCAAAAAGGATGCGAATGAGGAGGTTTTCCGGGAGGGCTCCAGATTCAG GCGACAGCTGGCCAAGCTGGCCCTCATCTTCAGTCACATGCACGCGGAGCTGAGTGCACTCTTCCCTGGGGGGAGGTACTGCGGACACCTGTATCAGCTCACTAAGGGCTCTGCCCACACCTTCTGGAGGGAGCACTGTGGAATCCG TTGCGTGCTTCCCTGGGCGGAGTTCCAGTCCCTGCTGTGTGCTTGCCACCCTGTGGAACCAGGCCCCATCACCCAGGCCTTGCGTTCCACCTTGGACCTCACCTGTAGTGGCCacgtgtctgtctttgagtttgacaTCTTCACCAGGCTCTTCCAG cCGTGGCCGACCCTACTCAAGAACTGGCAACTCCTGGCTGTCAACCACCCCGGCTACATGGCCTTCTTGACCTATGATGAAGTCCAGACGCGCCTGCAGGCCTGCAGGGACAAACCAGGCAG CTACATCTTCAGGCCCAGCTGTACTCGCCTGGGGCAGTGGGCTATTGGGTACGTGAGTCCCGAGGGAAGCATCCTACAGACCATTCCTCCCAACAAACCCCTGTTCCAGGTGCTCCTGAAAGGACAAAAGGACGGCAT CCTCCTCTACCCTGACGGAAAGAACCACAACCCAGATCTGACCGAGCTGTGCCAGGCAGAACTCCACCAGCGCATTGAGGTATCAGAG GAGCAACTGCAGCTCTATGAAGCCATGAACTCCACATTTGAGCTGTGCAAGATCTGTGCTGAGAGAGACAAGGACGTGAGGATCGAGCCTTGTGGACACCTTCTCTGCAGCCACTGCCTGGCTACCTGGCAG CAGTCGGATAGCCAGACCTGTCCCTTCTGCCGATGTCAGATCAAAGGCCACGAGGCTGTGAGTATCTGTCAGGCACAAGAGAGGTCCGTGGAGTTCAGAGCCActgcagaggaagccagagacaACTGTCACCAAGAAGCTGTGTGGAATCTGGACCCG GTGACTCCCGCTGCTCCCCCATTGCCCCCTGAAGATCCGTCCCCTCGGAGACCCCAAGACAACGGCTGGCTGACAGTG GCACCCCTCACCCTGCCCAGACTCCGAGCTCCCCTTCCTTTACCAAAAATGGCCTCAGTTATGTGGGAGGTCCCCACCAGGCCCCAGGCCAGGGAGGGGGCCACAGG CTGGCCCTGTGTGGCCCCAGATGTGTCCAAGATCTAG